One window of the Falco biarmicus isolate bFalBia1 chromosome Z, bFalBia1.pri, whole genome shotgun sequence genome contains the following:
- the LOC130142609 gene encoding survival motor neuron protein-like isoform X4 — MAGQVVYRRGTGQSDDSDVWDDTALIKAYDKAVASFRNALKNGECSEPSDKQEQRLRMKRKNNKKNRNRKKSNAVPWKQWKVGDSCNAVWSEDGNVYLATIASINQKRGTCVVTYTGYGNQEEQNLSDLLPPASDETNENETPYSTDESEKSSQLPRIKNNCTKARFSPQNFHFLSPPSTPGLGRPGSKFKALPSLLSCWPPPLPVGPPLIPPPPPMTPDSSEDDEALGSMLIAWYMSGYHTGYYLGLKQSRMEAALERQTHAK, encoded by the exons ATGGCGGGGCAGGTGGTGTACCGGCGTGGGACCGGGCAG AGCGACGACTCGGATGTGTGGGACGACACGGCCCTCATCAAGGCGTACGACAAGGCGGTGGCCTCCTTCAGG AACGCTTTAAAGAATGGTGAGTGTTCGGAGCCTTCGGACAAGCAGGAGCAGCGCCtgaggatgaaaagaaaaaacaataaaaagaacaggaatAGGAAGAAGAGCAACGCAGTGCCTTGGAAACAG TGGAAAGTTGGTGACAGCTGCAATGCTGTTTGGTCTGAGGATGGTAATGTGTACCTAGCAACTATTGCCTCCATCAATCAGAAGAGAGGCACATGTGTTGTTACTTACACGGGATACGGAAATCAGGAGGAGCAGAACCTGTCTGATCTACTTCCTCCAGCCAGTGATGAAACA aatgaaaatgaaacaccaTATTCAACAgatgaaagtgaaaaatcttCTCAGTTACCTCGAATCAAAAACAACTGCACAAAAGCAAGATTCTCCCctcaaaattttcattttctctcacCACCATCAACCCCAGGCCTGGGAAGG CCTGGATCAAAATTCAAGGCACTTCCATCATTGTTATCTTGCTGGCCCCCACCCTTACCAGTAGGACCACCA TTGattcctcctccaccacctaTGACACCAGACTCTTCTGAGGATGATGAAGCATTGGGGAGCATGTTGATAGCCTGGTACATGAGTGGTTATCACACTGGGTATTATCTG GGTTTAAAACAAAGTCGAATGGAAGCAGCACTGGAGAGacaaacacatgcaaaataa
- the LOC130142616 gene encoding small EDRK-rich factor 1 codes for MTRGNQRELARQKNLKKTQEIHKGKRKEDSLSASQRKQRDSEIMQQKQKAANERKSMQTGAK; via the exons ATGACCC GTGGAAACCAGCGTGAACTTGCCCGCCAAAAGAACCTGAAAAAGACTCAGGAGATccacaaagggaaaaggaaagaagatagCTTGTCTGCTTCtcagagaaaacagag agaCTCTGAAATTATgcagcaaaaacaaaaagcagctaaTGAAAGGAAGTCTATGCAGACAGGAGCAAAATGA
- the LOC130142609 gene encoding survival of motor neuron protein-like isoform X5: MAGQVVYRRGTGQSDDSDVWDDTALIKAYDKAVASFRNALKNGECSEPSDKQEQRLRMKRKNNKKNRNRKKSNAVPWKQVTSPVDASNNENETPYSTDESEKSSQLPRIKNNCTKARFSPQNFHFLSPPSTPGLGRPGSKFKALPSLLSCWPPPLPVGPPLIPPPPPMTPDSSEDDEALGSMLIAWYMSGYHTGYYLGLKQSRMEAALERQTHAK; encoded by the exons ATGGCGGGGCAGGTGGTGTACCGGCGTGGGACCGGGCAG AGCGACGACTCGGATGTGTGGGACGACACGGCCCTCATCAAGGCGTACGACAAGGCGGTGGCCTCCTTCAGG AACGCTTTAAAGAATGGTGAGTGTTCGGAGCCTTCGGACAAGCAGGAGCAGCGCCtgaggatgaaaagaaaaaacaataaaaagaacaggaatAGGAAGAAGAGCAACGCAGTGCCTTGGAAACAGGTCACCTCACCTGTAGACGCTAGCAAT aatgaaaatgaaacaccaTATTCAACAgatgaaagtgaaaaatcttCTCAGTTACCTCGAATCAAAAACAACTGCACAAAAGCAAGATTCTCCCctcaaaattttcattttctctcacCACCATCAACCCCAGGCCTGGGAAGG CCTGGATCAAAATTCAAGGCACTTCCATCATTGTTATCTTGCTGGCCCCCACCCTTACCAGTAGGACCACCA TTGattcctcctccaccacctaTGACACCAGACTCTTCTGAGGATGATGAAGCATTGGGGAGCATGTTGATAGCCTGGTACATGAGTGGTTATCACACTGGGTATTATCTG GGTTTAAAACAAAGTCGAATGGAAGCAGCACTGGAGAGacaaacacatgcaaaataa
- the LOC130142609 gene encoding survival of motor neuron protein-like isoform X1 translates to MAGQVVYRRGTGQSDDSDVWDDTALIKAYDKAVASFRNALKNGECSEPSDKQEQRLRMKRKNNKKNRNRKKSNAVPWKQVTSPVDASNWKVGDSCNAVWSEDGNVYLATIASINQKRGTCVVTYTGYGNQEEQNLSDLLPPASDETVNGMGNFGENENETPYSTDESEKSSQLPRIKNNCTKARFSPQNFHFLSPPSTPGLGRPGSKFKALPSLLSCWPPPLPVGPPLIPPPPPMTPDSSEDDEALGSMLIAWYMSGYHTGYYLGLKQSRMEAALERQTHAK, encoded by the exons ATGGCGGGGCAGGTGGTGTACCGGCGTGGGACCGGGCAG AGCGACGACTCGGATGTGTGGGACGACACGGCCCTCATCAAGGCGTACGACAAGGCGGTGGCCTCCTTCAGG AACGCTTTAAAGAATGGTGAGTGTTCGGAGCCTTCGGACAAGCAGGAGCAGCGCCtgaggatgaaaagaaaaaacaataaaaagaacaggaatAGGAAGAAGAGCAACGCAGTGCCTTGGAAACAGGTCACCTCACCTGTAGACGCTAGCAAT TGGAAAGTTGGTGACAGCTGCAATGCTGTTTGGTCTGAGGATGGTAATGTGTACCTAGCAACTATTGCCTCCATCAATCAGAAGAGAGGCACATGTGTTGTTACTTACACGGGATACGGAAATCAGGAGGAGCAGAACCTGTCTGATCTACTTCCTCCAGCCAGTGATGAAACAGTAAATGGGATGGGGAATTTTGGGGAG aatgaaaatgaaacaccaTATTCAACAgatgaaagtgaaaaatcttCTCAGTTACCTCGAATCAAAAACAACTGCACAAAAGCAAGATTCTCCCctcaaaattttcattttctctcacCACCATCAACCCCAGGCCTGGGAAGG CCTGGATCAAAATTCAAGGCACTTCCATCATTGTTATCTTGCTGGCCCCCACCCTTACCAGTAGGACCACCA TTGattcctcctccaccacctaTGACACCAGACTCTTCTGAGGATGATGAAGCATTGGGGAGCATGTTGATAGCCTGGTACATGAGTGGTTATCACACTGGGTATTATCTG GGTTTAAAACAAAGTCGAATGGAAGCAGCACTGGAGAGacaaacacatgcaaaataa
- the LOC130142609 gene encoding survival motor neuron protein-like isoform X3 — protein MAGQVVYRRGTGQSDDSDVWDDTALIKAYDKAVASFRNALKNGECSEPSDKQEQRLRMKRKNNKKNRNRKKSNAVPWKQVTSPVDASNWKVGDSCNAVWSEDGNVYLATIASINQKRGTCVVTYTGYGNQEEQNLSDLLPPASDETNENETPYSTDESEKSSQLPRIKNNCTKARFSPQNFHFLSPPSTPGLGRPGSKFKALPSLLSCWPPPLPVGPPLIPPPPPMTPDSSEDDEALGSMLIAWYMSGYHTGYYLGLKQSRMEAALERQTHAK, from the exons ATGGCGGGGCAGGTGGTGTACCGGCGTGGGACCGGGCAG AGCGACGACTCGGATGTGTGGGACGACACGGCCCTCATCAAGGCGTACGACAAGGCGGTGGCCTCCTTCAGG AACGCTTTAAAGAATGGTGAGTGTTCGGAGCCTTCGGACAAGCAGGAGCAGCGCCtgaggatgaaaagaaaaaacaataaaaagaacaggaatAGGAAGAAGAGCAACGCAGTGCCTTGGAAACAGGTCACCTCACCTGTAGACGCTAGCAAT TGGAAAGTTGGTGACAGCTGCAATGCTGTTTGGTCTGAGGATGGTAATGTGTACCTAGCAACTATTGCCTCCATCAATCAGAAGAGAGGCACATGTGTTGTTACTTACACGGGATACGGAAATCAGGAGGAGCAGAACCTGTCTGATCTACTTCCTCCAGCCAGTGATGAAACA aatgaaaatgaaacaccaTATTCAACAgatgaaagtgaaaaatcttCTCAGTTACCTCGAATCAAAAACAACTGCACAAAAGCAAGATTCTCCCctcaaaattttcattttctctcacCACCATCAACCCCAGGCCTGGGAAGG CCTGGATCAAAATTCAAGGCACTTCCATCATTGTTATCTTGCTGGCCCCCACCCTTACCAGTAGGACCACCA TTGattcctcctccaccacctaTGACACCAGACTCTTCTGAGGATGATGAAGCATTGGGGAGCATGTTGATAGCCTGGTACATGAGTGGTTATCACACTGGGTATTATCTG GGTTTAAAACAAAGTCGAATGGAAGCAGCACTGGAGAGacaaacacatgcaaaataa
- the LOC130142609 gene encoding survival of motor neuron protein-like isoform X2, whose product MAGQVVYRRGTGQSDDSDVWDDTALIKAYDKAVASFRNALKNGECSEPSDKQEQRLRMKRKNNKKNRNRKKSNAVPWKQWKVGDSCNAVWSEDGNVYLATIASINQKRGTCVVTYTGYGNQEEQNLSDLLPPASDETVNGMGNFGENENETPYSTDESEKSSQLPRIKNNCTKARFSPQNFHFLSPPSTPGLGRPGSKFKALPSLLSCWPPPLPVGPPLIPPPPPMTPDSSEDDEALGSMLIAWYMSGYHTGYYLGLKQSRMEAALERQTHAK is encoded by the exons ATGGCGGGGCAGGTGGTGTACCGGCGTGGGACCGGGCAG AGCGACGACTCGGATGTGTGGGACGACACGGCCCTCATCAAGGCGTACGACAAGGCGGTGGCCTCCTTCAGG AACGCTTTAAAGAATGGTGAGTGTTCGGAGCCTTCGGACAAGCAGGAGCAGCGCCtgaggatgaaaagaaaaaacaataaaaagaacaggaatAGGAAGAAGAGCAACGCAGTGCCTTGGAAACAG TGGAAAGTTGGTGACAGCTGCAATGCTGTTTGGTCTGAGGATGGTAATGTGTACCTAGCAACTATTGCCTCCATCAATCAGAAGAGAGGCACATGTGTTGTTACTTACACGGGATACGGAAATCAGGAGGAGCAGAACCTGTCTGATCTACTTCCTCCAGCCAGTGATGAAACAGTAAATGGGATGGGGAATTTTGGGGAG aatgaaaatgaaacaccaTATTCAACAgatgaaagtgaaaaatcttCTCAGTTACCTCGAATCAAAAACAACTGCACAAAAGCAAGATTCTCCCctcaaaattttcattttctctcacCACCATCAACCCCAGGCCTGGGAAGG CCTGGATCAAAATTCAAGGCACTTCCATCATTGTTATCTTGCTGGCCCCCACCCTTACCAGTAGGACCACCA TTGattcctcctccaccacctaTGACACCAGACTCTTCTGAGGATGATGAAGCATTGGGGAGCATGTTGATAGCCTGGTACATGAGTGGTTATCACACTGGGTATTATCTG GGTTTAAAACAAAGTCGAATGGAAGCAGCACTGGAGAGacaaacacatgcaaaataa
- the LOC130142609 gene encoding survival motor neuron protein 1-like isoform X6 translates to MAGQVVYRRGTGQSDDSDVWDDTALIKAYDKAVASFRNALKNGECSEPSDKQEQRLRMKRKNNKKNRNRKKSNAVPWKQNENETPYSTDESEKSSQLPRIKNNCTKARFSPQNFHFLSPPSTPGLGRPGSKFKALPSLLSCWPPPLPVGPPLIPPPPPMTPDSSEDDEALGSMLIAWYMSGYHTGYYLGLKQSRMEAALERQTHAK, encoded by the exons ATGGCGGGGCAGGTGGTGTACCGGCGTGGGACCGGGCAG AGCGACGACTCGGATGTGTGGGACGACACGGCCCTCATCAAGGCGTACGACAAGGCGGTGGCCTCCTTCAGG AACGCTTTAAAGAATGGTGAGTGTTCGGAGCCTTCGGACAAGCAGGAGCAGCGCCtgaggatgaaaagaaaaaacaataaaaagaacaggaatAGGAAGAAGAGCAACGCAGTGCCTTGGAAACAG aatgaaaatgaaacaccaTATTCAACAgatgaaagtgaaaaatcttCTCAGTTACCTCGAATCAAAAACAACTGCACAAAAGCAAGATTCTCCCctcaaaattttcattttctctcacCACCATCAACCCCAGGCCTGGGAAGG CCTGGATCAAAATTCAAGGCACTTCCATCATTGTTATCTTGCTGGCCCCCACCCTTACCAGTAGGACCACCA TTGattcctcctccaccacctaTGACACCAGACTCTTCTGAGGATGATGAAGCATTGGGGAGCATGTTGATAGCCTGGTACATGAGTGGTTATCACACTGGGTATTATCTG GGTTTAAAACAAAGTCGAATGGAAGCAGCACTGGAGAGacaaacacatgcaaaataa